The DNA region GTTACCATCATCGGCATCAAGCATACTTCCATCCCCACGAAGATGAGTTTGCCGCTCCATCGACACCATTCTACCACCAATTTCATGATGTCTTCACGCCCGTTCCCTCACGTACCTCTAGGTATTGCTTCGAGGAGAAGGATGTACGCCACCTGTCGGCACCTCCGATGCTTCAAACGTGTTTAGCTGTAGAGGAATGCCCCAAGGCAAGTACCTCGCCTCCTTCGCGGCGACTTCCATCTTCTCCTTTGGTGAAGCGGAGCTCTACCCCCGCTCCCACACCGTCATGTACAAGAAGTTCAGCTACCGCTTCGCCCTCTCCTGCTATCTCGCTTGACGATGAAGCCATTTGGTCCTGCGACTCTGGCGACACCTTTGAGTGCCCCTTTGACTATTACGAAAAGGTTCTTGAACATGCCAAAACGTACGGCTTTACTATAGCCCGCTCCTTTGAGCGCTATTGGGAAGAAGATCAACAAAAGTTTGGAGTCGTCGTGAAAAAAGGTTACATTTACTGTAATGTTCTGAAGTGCCAGCGCGGTCGACGCGgatgttgttttggaattcGCTTTGTGCATGTACCCAAGCGCGGTGTTTACAAAATCAACAAATGTAATGGGACACATTTGCACGAGTTGGCTGTCGGGCAACATAACAACGGCAGGCGACGGGCCCCGGTGGTGACTCAGAAAGGTTGCAAGAGGTTGAGGGTCGAGACAAGTCCAGAAAACAAGACAGTCTCGGCAGCAGTATTCGCTGCTCCAGGCATGAAACCAATGCTACGAACCAAAGGTGAGCCTTGGGGATACCCAGACGAATATTTCTCCTGTACATCTGTGCTTGGGCGCAGCAGCTACTACACGTAGGGCTACCGGATCAGCCTGTTCTTCCGGTGCTCCGCACTGGAAACCCATTTACGCACGCTCGATTTACTTGTCTGGCTCTCATCGCGCCATGGAATTTCTAAGAAGTCCATCAAGTTGAATAACTATTTTAATTACTCTTCAAGGAAGTAACGTTGTAGTTTATCCACTATCAAAAAATCCTGCATAACTATTATGCCCTTGGGTATTTTATATAATTGCATCGTTTGATTTGACACAAGAATAATACTTACAGTGGATGCGACCTCTAGACGGGAGGGGCTTGACTCACATTCTGTCAGTAGTAAACCTAGTATGGCGATTGAAAAGAGCAAAAGAGAGACCATTACAAAACAGACGCAGTACACGTTCCGCTTTCCTGGAGGATAGAAGACCCTATCCCAATGAAGAGACGAGATTCAACCCTGCTCTCTCACACAACTTGGATGACCAGATATTTTCGGTCGACTTCTGTTATTGGTTCTGGAGAATGACTTTCTCCCAATGTATATACGAACCAAACCAGTGAAGTCTCGCGCATTTCCAGTATGAAACACGCTTTTCGATATGACAAACTAACAGTTAAAGCCGTGCAAATGTTATTTTGGTCTCCGGTTGCCCATCGTTCGACAAGTGCGTGTGTTACTTCTCTAACCTATGTGCTGCGAATCGGATGCGGCGCTGCCGCATCCAATGAGATACTTTGAGAAGTTCTGACGAAATCTGGGCTAGCTCAGTCGGTACGCTGGCATGATGTACAAGTCCATAAGGGCTATATAAAACTAAGTGACTCTAATTAGTATCTCTGCTTGCATCATCATATCCTCTCCTTCCCGATGAAAAGGGCATATGATATATTACGGTTGAGATAAGGGTCTCATAGTACTTTGTCTGATGAAAGGATTCAAAATCAGTTATGAAGTCGCTTACAACTCCGAAAGACGGTGTATGTTTACACATGTTGGCAGATCGGGTGACCGTGAACACAAACCACGCTACCCCGACTTTGAGATTTTGTCGATCTAAATTGAATCCACAGACAAGTATGTGTGGTAGGTACACTGGAGAAACGACTGTATCATGTAGAGTGGAGTCGGTCAAGAGATAAGCAATTTAGGTTAATTAATCATGGCAGTTAAAGTAAGTTCATCTCATTTGCGGAGTACAAGCCAATTTAGTAGCTTGCGACACCAATTTATTAGTTAGTTTCTGTGTCCGAACCCGGGTGGATCACTTTTCTTTATAGCGAAGAATTTCTGAATTCCGTTGTCTTGCGGTTGAGGAACGAACTCGTCGGTAGGTTGTTCGGATCTCTCCTCTTTCGCTATTTTTACAAGCGCGCGCGCTCCCAGGGCCTATATATTCGATTGCAACCAGTCAATCAGAGTCCCATCAAAAAAGTACTTAGTGGGGGGCGCCAAAAAATGAGTTAGTTACTATCGCGACCGTCGATCTGGCCAGCCACGCACTCTAACGATACAATCGCGTTCATCCTATGACTCTCACTCGCGTTCTCTCTCTTGCGAAGAAGATCGGAGCTCTATCAACGTCCTCCTCGCTCGCTCTTGCTCGCTCTCGCTCGCTTTCTCGGACCAACGGACCCACTTTTCCTTCTCGGAGACCAGTCCACTCTAGACCCATCCGGTCCCTCGAGTATCTATCTGTATACGACTATGAGCGATTCATTCAATAATCACCATCGATATCCATCGTACCACTATCCATACGAAGAGACACCTTCGCCATCTAAGGTTAACACCCATCACTATTGTCACTCATCGTCCTACCATCCCTCTGCGCCGCGGCATCCCGCTCCGCCCCAAGACGACCAACAATACCGATATGGTTCATCGTACTACTACCCTCGTGGTGCAGAATTATCTACTCCATCGCAATTGAACGATAGGTACCATCAGCGATGGTATTATTATCCTCCAGATGAGGAGTTCGCATCAGGCGATCATCAGTTTCAGGATGTTTTCACGCCTTTTGCTGCTTCGAAATATTGTGAAGCAGTGGAAGAAGAGGGACTCGAAACTTATGCACCTCTACCGATCCAGCCGTCCTTGACGCAATCAAATATCAGAGAAAATACTCTTCCCTCTTCATTGACAGAACGTGCGTCGCCAACGTATTCTTCACCGTCAAGGGTGACTAATGTGGCCGTCTCTTCATCCTCTGAAGTTCCGCCACTCGAGCTGGAAAAAATTTGGGCTTGCGAATCCGGGGACACGTTTGCCTGTCCCTTTGACTACTACGAACGTGTCCTCGAACACGCCAAGACGTGTGGCTTTACCATTGCTCGCTCGTTTGAACGCTATTGGGAAGAAGATCAGGAAAAGTTTGGAGTTGTGGTAAAAAAGGGTTATATTTACTGCAACGTACTCAAATGTCAGCGTGGTCGTCGGGGGTGCTGTTTTGGAATTCGCTTTGTTCATGTACAGAAACAAGGTGTTTACAAGATAAATAAATGCAACGGGACACATTTGCACGATCTGTGTGTCGGGCCGCACAACAACGGTAGGCGCCGGGCACCGGTGGTGACTCCAAAAGCCTCGAAGCGATTGAAGGCGAGCCTCCGGGCGGATGGAAGGGCTGGTACTTCTACATCCATGTATGCTTCGGCAATGAGgaatgacgaagaagcaTTTCACTCGGAAATGTCGAGTGCTGTTCCCGATAAGAACCCATCCTGCATACCTGGACCATGCATAGTTGGACGCAGCAGTTTCTATGCTTGATCAATGCTGCTGCTCTACCAGTTTGTTAATGCTATGGGCTGTAGCGCACTTCATTGAAAATAACAACCGGTGCTTCCTACATGTTAGCTGGGGCTAGCGGGCGCTGAGGAAAGCACACTTTTAAGCTGTGCTGCGATGATAGCGAATACACTATGCAATATAAATTTAAATATACCGGTTTCTTTTGAACCGAATCATATGCCCTCTATAGATGTTTACATGCGCTTAATGTGAAGTGAAATAAATAAATCAAATTTATATATCAAATGATGGGCATATTTAATCTGGAGTGAAATGGGTTCCGGTATTCCACATGAAAGCATCCTCGCAGTCAGTAGAAGTAGGTATGTAACTCTTTTCTCTCTGTAAAATTAAAGGGAAATATATCTGGGACCAAGACACGAATAGCAATCGCATCTTACAATTTATGTAAGTGTGACTCTAGCTGTACAGAGTCCTTTCAGGCTGCGGGCGCGTGTTCGCCTGGCCCTGGTAAATAGTCTTGGCGTAGGGCTTCTTCTGCCAAGAGGTTTGTCAAAATTGGAGCCGTTTCGTTTAAGGCGTCCAGAAATGCTGCTTCTTGCTCCATACAATCCACCGCCGTTGTAATGTGTGATCGGTAGTCATTGGCTACCAAACGTCGCCCACGAAAGCAACAATTGTTCACGTCTGCAAAGAAGAGTCGGTTGCCTCCAGGCGTTCGCGAGCCGAATAAAAAATAAACGGGGTCGGTATAGCTGCCCCCACGTTCGTATATATGCCGCAAAAGCTCGACCGTCAGCCGGTGCTGTCGGCGAGTGCAAGAAATGTAGTCGCCATCGTTTTCTACAGACAATATTCCCAGGAGTTCGTGAATGCTGGTGAATGCGAGGCATGGCCACGGAACCGTTTCGGGCTGAGCGGAATCGGCCTCATCGTCTGCTGCGTGGCTCAGTGGGAGATCGATGAACTTCAAGCGGAGACCAAATGATATCGGATCTTTCGCCCGCCCAACAAGGCTCTGCCTTCGTTTGTTCATTGTTAAGACTCTCTCTCGGATTCCGTAGAGACAGAAAGGCAAGAGCGATAATGTGCGACGAAATGTTCGCTATTGTTAACGAAGAGACAAAAAAAATGAAAGTCACGAAGGAACCACGTAAAAGTGTTCGTCGACCTTTAGAGTCCGTGGACTGCTAGTTGGTTCGTAATCCCCGAAAGGCGGGCGCGTGTGTCACTCCAACGGCTTATACTTTGAATACCGCTAGGAAATTTGTTGCGGGATGCACTCTGCGGGACCGGCAGTACCAATATGTCGGCACGAACAAATGAGGATCGATGTCGAAACTGGGGTGTGTGCTTAAAAATCATTGTCATCTCGACGgacttttgttgttgtgacAGGCGAGTAGGTAGTCATAGTGAAAAGGCGAAAACCAGGATGCGACCACATTAATTGATGGCCACCAAGAAATGATTATGAACATGTCCCTTGCTCTATGTCAAGCCCTCTCTAGCTACAAATGCGTTCCACCGTAAGCCGCTCGACACCCCAATTATCAGCCGTCGTATTTCATTGATCAACATGGACCAACCGGAAACCGGCGAAAACTGGACTCGAGAGTACACTGATGAAGATGCTGCGATTCCAAATGGAGCATACGGAAAATTGGAGCATACTTACACATAGTAAAGTGCAATTTCCGTCCCTCCTCCACGCGACCTGTCAGTCGAAGTGCAGCGATTACAAAAAGTCCAGTAATAATTCTATTATCTGAAAGAATAGATCCCTTCCAATTCAACAGTCACTGAGACACAGTATGGAAAAAATGATCGAGCAAAGGATACTGAAGTGCCGTCTCTCGAGGTGCCAAAGCTGATATAAGATATGCATACTTTTCTCCAATGATTGTGTGGACAAGTGCGGCGAATTTCTGATTCAAAACCGCATTCTTCTGCCCACATAAGTAGGTACGCAGTCTTCAACAAACGCAAACGGAAAAAGCCGCATCGATGAAATCTTCTCTTACAGCGAAAGGATTAAGACTTTAGAGAAAAATCTGCTATTGACAATGGTTTACTAAAATGGCGAGACGACCTCCCAATAATTTGAAACGAGCTATGTCCAGACTGAGCAAGCCATTTCTTCGACACGGCGATCTGAAGACTGTGAAAGCCCTCCTTTCTCGCTTTCATGGAGCAAATGGTCGAGAAACAGAGCCTATCTTGTTCAGTGTACAGAAGGACGCATGTCTAAACGTCCTTTTAAGAATTGCAACGGCTTGCTTTTTGCTTAGAGGCGACATGCGCGGTGATGCCCTTATTCATTGAGCATGCCGTGAACCTGTGTCGACAGCATCACAGTTGCAAACGATCCTTATATATCCTCCACTTCCCGGTGACTTGCTGATACTCCAAAAGCGGAAAGGTAAACTACAATGCATGTCGCCTGCAAAACGAACGTGTCGGCTTTGTTGAAACAATGTTCTCAATTCCTCTTATTTCGATGCAAGGGAAGTTTTGGCGACCAGAGATGACGATGGACTCAACCCGCTTCTTACAGTGGTATCAACAAGAAATCTTACTCTCTTCACGACGTCATATTTAACAAGCCAAAGCAGAgcgcaatcttcttttttcaaTGGAACAGAGAAGCGTTGATTCAGCAATACTTCTCCACTTGCTCTAGCGACACGGCTGAAGATGGTAGAACTTATATGGCTACTATTAAAGTAAATGGATTATTCAACGTGTGACACAACGAAGATACTGTACGAGGTGGTCGAAAGGTTGACGGATTATACAAGGTACGCCGTCATGCCATTTTCGAAGTGTCGGTCCAAGCCGCTTCGAATTTTCATTCCACGGAAGCGAATTTTGCGAAACCTTAAATACGACAAAGGTTGACGACGTATTGAACAAATGGTTCTCTCGTGAGTAGGACCAAGGCCCGGTGACAATCTGCCGGTCTACTTGTACTCTTCCACCAAGGCAAAAATGTTTTTGTCTTCGGGGATGTCTTTGTCACATAAAACATGGCGCGCTAATTCCATTATTCCCGCCACACTCCGACCGGCATCGATAATGATATTCTTGAGCATTTGCTCCTTGAGTTCGACACCATGAATGCTTTCGAGCTGATGAATCAgatcttcaatttcttcgtcgctcaAGAGCATGTCGCCGTTGGCATCGGCCGCCAACATTACCGAAATTAAGTTCTGCAAAAGCTCAGACTTTAGGTTAACATTCATGGACGCTAGAATCTGTTTGGATTCTTCCAGTTGGTTTTCGAGTTCGTCAACCGATTCGCCCTGCATGGATTGTAGAGTTTCAAGTGTTTCTTCCATAGTTTGCAGACTATATATGTAGGTGGGGGAGGGCGTGAGAACAAACACGTAAGAAATTCGAATCATGCAGATATATCGGTATCTACGTACTTGGCGACGGACTTTTCCATTGTTTGCACTTGTGTCGATAAGCGTTCGTTTTCGGTCGCCAGTTGGTCGACTTCCGACGTTAATCGCTCGTTCGTTTCCGCCAAAGCCTCCACCTCGGTAAGCTTCCGTTGTTGAATAGCAGCATACGGTGCCAAAATTGTCCCCAGCAGACCTGAAACGAACACTGTAGGGTGTCCAGCGGCTTGGAAAACCAAGGAAAGCACCGACGTTATAACTGTTAAAATAGTCCACGACAAAATGCGCATGTGAGAATCGACTCCGGAAAACATTTTTTTGGTACAGAGGTATGGAACACACGGAAGAACGTCTTACTGGTGTGTCCGTTGTGTACGTACAACTAACGCCGGCGATACTGGCAACGACCTGTTCTTTAACGTAGTGGTCCTTGATATCTTCTAAAGGCTTAGGCTCTTCGCCGTTTCCGGTTAATAGTGGCGATCGTTCTCCCAATTCGGGATCCGCAGTCGATACAGTGGCTGTCATAATCTAGATGCTGCTCCTGTCTTCTGTAATAGCCGCTGTGTTGTTGAACAATAGTGGTCCGCCAAAGTCCACGGTGCACCGACAGTCTCATCCTCACGAACATCGGACTGGCCTAGGACGGGATCGCGAGATGCTTGACTTTGAGAACGGATTTTTCCTAAATTGTAATAAATAGATCGGCGGAAAAAGTCAATACATAAGCACATTCAGTCCCGTATTAGCAATTGTAGAATAGATTTTCTGAAACAGAAAGATCTGTTTGCTTCCGGGAAAAAGGCCACCCATTCCATTGTGCCAATCCCTGAAATTGATTTCATGGCTACAAGGACTTGTAGTTGATCcctcttccatttccaataGCATTTCCCGGTAAAGCCATGGCGGAAGAGACGACTACTCGCAGCTTGGGTACGGTCAAGGCCACCCTAACGGCATACCAGACGCTGAACAACATTGGCAAGAATCCActcaacgacgacggaacgGTTGGTGGCGAAGAGTCGGACAGTCTCGTCACCCGACCGCATCTCGGCATTGTCGGAAGCGTCGCCGTGGCGGGGTTACTCGCAGCGATTGCCAGTTTTGTCCTCGTGACGGCGCATTTGGTAGATTTAGCCTCCGTCACGCTCATGCTCATCGCCCCGCTCGTCGTCGTACAAAAGCACATGCTTCGCAAGCTGGGAGGAATGCGAGGATTACAAAATTCCCTGAGACAGAGCGCTAATCGTTTCATGCAGCAAAACTTGACTCTCCACATGTCTGTCAGTAAGCTTTCGCACAATGTCGAAAGGTAAGTGGGGCTCACTGGCATAATTCCGAGCATGCAGGATGCTGCGTTCTAGGATATCACCCTCATTTGCTTATTCTTTGACAGCCTCTCTAAAGTTGAAGGGAAACTCCAGGGTATTGCCGAAAAGTCTGGCACAAAGGTCGACCATCTGTTTGACACGGTTAAGGAGAACGGTGAAATTCAGAAACATATAAAAAAAGCTTTGGAAACGAAGGttatgcagcagataatgaCGGCTTGTCTTCAAGTCGACCGCGATCGCAATTTCACTCTCGGGCCGCAAGAAGTTAAGATCCTCGAGATGCGTTTGAGCAACATCCCTGGTGTCATTTTTGATAAGACCCGGTTCGACGCATTTTTGCAATCCGACCAGGGGGAACTGGCATTGTCCGACGTTTGTGGTATCGCCCGTGTATTGCGGGACAACTCTGTCCCGGAAGCGCAACGGATTTTTCGGTTCGCTCCCCAAAAGGTGCTCCAGcaggggaaagcctcgtcgCCGCGGAGGGGGCTATTTGGTATGGGCAGTGCCAGACACGATCTGGTGCCTTAGTCGAGCCCACCCGTGGGCATCAGCATCGTGCTTGGACCATACCATGACAATTGAGCGGCTCAGCATGCTATAACTATCTATTTAAAGAGGCGATGAATGATTGTTCTGTCCCTCTCGTATGGTTGTGGATGATTTAAAAGCTCATCTCATTTCGATGGTTCAAGGGACACAAACTAGTTAACTCTTGTTCGAGGGACTCGCATTTTCCGATCCTATTGCATAGCATTAGTAAGAATAGAGTGATCTACTTATCTCTAcaaagcaaaccaaaaaTTCCTAACTTTCGAATACGAATCTTCCGTAGGACTTCGGTCCTGTATTTCGTTTCTTGTCAACATGTGATTGACTATCAATCAAGTCCCGTATTGTTCTGCCCATTTCATCAGCGCAAATTCGCATGTTCTTGCGATCTGCTGTCCTGAGCTTCACACCATGGCGGTTAGACCACAAATATTGACAACTTTACGGCAGATAGACCCTATCCCGGTTAAGTTGGAGATTCGTAAAGCTTCCTTGAACTTTTTGGCGGATGACACGACCGAGGCGGATGGTTTTTTTCAGGAGCTTTTGCTTTCTGTCTTGACCAATACTTCGATTCAAAAGCTCACCATTTATTTGGAAAACCTACATGATCTAAACACTTTGGCAAGCAAACGACTCGAGACGCTTTGGCCAGTGCTATGTCGGCTGCCGTCACTTTATGAAGTGGAGATTGACGGGCGTCATGATTGTATGCCAGCGCACGTGTTGATTCGTTTTTTGGGATGCGATAACGTCGATTGTTTTCTACATGTAAGaaaattgactttgaaaaaTGTCGCATTTATCCAAGAATACGAACTATTGCCATCATTAATTGTACATTTACCCCGACTTCAAAGCTTGGAAGATTTTTCATGGAGGCGATTCGCTTGTGTGAACATGGGCAGAGAAGTGCGTCCGTTGCTGTTGACGATCTTTGCTTTGCCGCGTTTAAAACACATTCATCTGGAAAACTTATCTCGTGGAGTTGATCATCAAGAGCTGGCCCCGTGTATAAATCGCCTATCTTCTATTTCGTCCCTTCAATCCTTGGCTTTACTG from Phaeodactylum tricornutum CCAP 1055/1 chromosome 18, whole genome shotgun sequence includes:
- a CDS encoding predicted protein, producing MSRTSNSYHHRHQAYFHPHEDEFAAPSTPFYHQFHDVFTPVPSRTSRYCFEEKDVRHLSAPPMLQTCLAVEECPKASTSPPSRRLPSSPLVKRSSTPAPTPSCTRSSATASPSPAISLDDEAIWSCDSGDTFECPFDYYEKVLEHAKTYGFTIARSFERYWEEDQQKFGVVVKKGYIYCNVLKCQRGRRGCCFGIRFVHVPKRGVYKINKCNGTHLHELAVGQHNNGRRRAPVVTQKGCKRLRVETSPENKTVSAAVFAAPGMKPMLRTKGEPWGYPDEYFSCTSVLGRSSYYT
- a CDS encoding predicted protein, whose amino-acid sequence is MAVKRRISEFRCLAVEERTRRRSELYQRPPRSLLLALARFLGPTDPLFLLGDQSTLDPSGPSSIYLYTTMSDSFNNHHRYPSYHYPYEETPSPSKVNTHHYCHSSSYHPSAPRHPAPPQDDQQYRYGSSYYYPRGAELSTPSQLNDRYHQRWYYYPPDEEFASGDHQFQDVFTPFAASKYCEAVEEEGLETYAPLPIQPSLTQSNIRENTLPSSLTERASPTYSSPSRVTNVAVSSSSEVPPLELEKIWACESGDTFACPFDYYERVLEHAKTCGFTIARSFERYWEEDQEKFGVVVKKGYIYCNVLKCQRGRRGCCFGIRFVHVQKQGVYKINKCNGTHLHDLCVGPHNNGRRRAPVVTPKASKRLKASLRADGRAGTSTSMYASAMRNDEEAFHSEMSSAVPDKNPSCIPGPCIVGRSSFYA
- a CDS encoding predicted protein; this translates as MNKRRQSLVGRAKDPISFGLRLKFIDLPLSHAADDEADSAQPETVPWPCLAFTSIHELLGILSVENDGDYISCTRRQHRLTVELLRHIYERGGSYTDPVYFLFGSRTPGGNRLFFADVNNCCFRGRRLVANDYRSHITTAVDCMEQEAAFLDALNETAPILTNLLAEEALRQDYLPGPGEHAPAA
- a CDS encoding predicted protein, with product MTATVSTADPELGERSPLLTGNGEEPKPLEDIKDHYVKEQVVASIAGVSFITSVLSLVFQAAGHPTVFVSGLLGTILAPYAAIQQRKLTEVEALAETNERLTSEVDQLATENERLSTQVQTMEKSVANLQTMEETLETLQSMQGESVDELENQLEESKQILASMNVNLKSELLQNLISVMLAADANGDMLLSDEEIEDLIHQLESIHGVELKEQMLKNIIIDAGRSVAGIMELARHVLCDKDIPEDKNIFALVEEYK
- a CDS encoding predicted protein, with amino-acid sequence MAEETTTRSLGTVKATLTAYQTLNNIGKNPLNDDGTVGGEESDSLVTRPHLGIVGSVAVAGLLAAIASFVLVTAHLVDLASVTLMLIAPLVVVQKHMLRKLGGMRGLQNSLRQSANRFMQQNLTLHMSVSKLSHNVESLSKVEGKLQGIAEKSGTKVDHLFDTVKENGEIQKHIKKALETKVMQQIMTACLQVDRDRNFTLGPQEVKILEMRLSNIPGVIFDKTRFDAFLQSDQGELALSDVCGIARVLRDNSVPEAQRIFRFAPQKVLQQGKASSPRRGLFGMGSARHDLVP
- a CDS encoding predicted protein → MAVRPQILTTLRQIDPIPVKLEIRKASLNFLADDTTEADGFFQELLLSVLTNTSIQKLTIYLENLHDLNTLASKRLETLWPVLCRLPSLYEVEIDGRHDCMPAHVLIRFLGCDNVDCFLHVRKLTLKNVAFIQEYELLPSLIVHLPRLQSLEDFSWRRFACVNMGREVRPLLLTIFALPRLKHIHLENLSRGVDHQELAPCINRLSSISSLQSLALLGFDFQEEISLSVASLLRQSTSLRSLTLGSTLTPKAGRRIFFALSENLTLEHLEIRCWSGWQRGHEASRAWRTLALVLCYQNTTISNIQVSFGSCNGRSSNPLSNPHWKKVKLYLEVNRKGLRRRPLSEDEGIFLPNMLATVAHSQSCLYQILRLNVHHLPNLKNPSN